One Streptococcus gallolyticus subsp. gallolyticus DSM 16831 DNA window includes the following coding sequences:
- a CDS encoding ABC transporter ATP-binding protein, with protein MVSEELFRLTRIKKSFGEKKVLKGVDLTVNKGDIVGFLGLNGEGKSTLTKILLGLITQDEGEVIRNFNVKKDAGVMLQEISVPERMKVIEWIDMIRRFSNSSKTSEEILEAVNLSNERHKYCNTLSGGQQRRAQFATAIASNPKILILDEPTVGMDIVSKRAFWDTLINFSFESDLTIILISHDLEEVSEFCNRIVVLDKGFIKLDHKMVDINKQLQNNSLYSLEKSSITEKRLEAMNHLIFKYENDELLFTDSDIDTVVFDNHISVRLLNKKQKTLRELFMEVLEND; from the coding sequence TGATTTAACCGTTAATAAGGGAGATATTGTTGGATTTTTGGGACTAAATGGAGAAGGAAAATCAACTTTAACAAAAATTTTATTAGGACTAATTACTCAAGATGAAGGTGAAGTTATTCGAAATTTTAATGTAAAAAAGGATGCTGGAGTTATGCTTCAAGAAATTTCGGTACCTGAACGTATGAAAGTTATCGAATGGATTGATATGATTAGGCGCTTTTCTAACAGTTCAAAAACTTCAGAAGAAATTTTAGAAGCTGTTAATTTATCTAATGAGCGTCATAAATATTGTAATACTTTATCAGGTGGGCAACAAAGAAGGGCGCAATTCGCGACAGCAATCGCAAGTAATCCTAAAATTTTAATTTTGGATGAACCAACTGTGGGAATGGACATTGTATCGAAGAGAGCTTTTTGGGATACCTTAATCAATTTTTCTTTTGAATCTGATTTGACAATTATTCTAATTAGCCATGATTTAGAAGAGGTATCAGAGTTTTGCAACAGAATTGTTGTATTAGACAAAGGCTTTATTAAGTTGGATCATAAAATGGTGGATATCAATAAGCAGTTGCAGAATAATTCCTTATATAGTCTAGAAAAATCAAGTATAACTGAAAAACGATTAGAAGCAATGAATCATTTGATTTTTAAATATGAAAATGACGAGCTCCTTTTTACCGATTCCGATATAGATACTGTTGTTTTTGATAATCATATTTCTGTTAGATTGTTGAACAAAAAACAAAAGACATTGCGTGAATTATTTATGGAGGTTTTGGAAAATGATTGA